The genomic window GCCGTTGGACCAGGGGAAGGCGAAGGAGTTCTGCAGATCCTGGTCGGGCGTGGTGGACATCCGGATGCCGTACTGCGCGTGGCCGGCGGTCTGCATGCCCTTGGCCATCTTCTTGAGGTCGTCCCAGGTCTTCGGCGGCCCGTCGAAGCCCGCCGCCTTCGCCAGGTCGGTGCGGTAGAACAGCACCCGGGTGTCCACCGCCCACGGCACGCCGACCGTCTGGCCGCCCACCTGGGCCGACTTGAGCGGCCCCTGGAAGTAGACGCTCGTGTCGGTGCCGGCCGGCACCGGCTCGAACCCGTCGGTGATGCCGCCCATCAGCGTGGTGCCGACCTGGCGATGTCGGGGGTGACGCCACCGGCCTCCGCGGTACGGAACTTCGCCGCCGCGTCCTGCCACGGGATGGAGGTGACCTTGACCTTGTAGCCCGGGTTCTCGGTCTCGAACTGCTTGAGCAGCTTGGGGAGGTTGTCGCCGTCGCTGCCCATAGCCCACATGGTGAGCTCGGCGGTGGTGGGTGCGGCGGCGTTCTGCCCCGCCGACTGGCTTGAATCCGCTCCTCCGTCGCTGTCAGACGACCGCCCGCAGGCGGCGGTCAGCAGCGTGACGGACAGCAGGGCGAGGGCGATCTTCACCTTGGGATGTCTCACGAGGGTCCTTCTGTCGATGCCACGATGTTTCGAAAGGGCATTTATTAAAGGGGTTTCGCAACCGTAGCCACGCCGACATCGCCCGTCAACGGTTCGTGGCCCGGGAAATACGCGGGAGTTGCGGCACGCAGGGCCCCGGCGGCGTGAAGCGGGGGAGTGGTGGTGACGGTGCGACGCGAGGGACCCGCGGCGGACCGTATACGAGCAGCGCGCCGGGCCGCGGTCAGCGGGCGCGGCGGATCGCCGCCGGGCGGCGGTGGCGGATTCCGGCCGGGCGGGGGAGGGTGCGGCGGGTTTCGGTCAGCGGGCGTCGGCGGTACGCGCCGAGGGCGCCGCGGGGGTGGACCAGCGGTCGCTGTGCGAGGCGCCGAAGAGCCGGCCCTCGACCTCGTCAAGGGCCCGGCGCACCCCGCCGAGCACGGTCGCCCGGCCGCCGAGCGCGGCAGGCGACAACCGCGGCGCCGGTGTGCCCAGTTGCCGCTCGCACAGGTCGCGCGTGTGCTCCCCGATGGCGGGCATCAACCGCGCCGAAGTGGCCGCCGGCAGGCCGCAGATCACCACGAGCTCGGGGTCGAGGAAGGTCGCCACCATCGCGACCGGGCGTGCCACGATCGAACCGAGCCGGTCGACGATCCGGCTCGCGACCGGGTCGCCGGCGTCGTAGGCCGCGAAGACCATGTCGGCGGTCACCGCCTCGGGCCGGCCCGCGGCCATTTCCACCAGCCGCCCGGGCCCGGCCGTCGCCCCGCCGGCCGCCTCAGCGCCCAGCCGCACCGCCTCCGCGCCCAACTGCGCCGCCTTGCGGGTCACTCCGCCGGGCGGACCCATGTCGGCCAGCAGGCTCACCGCGGTCATCTCGCCGGCCACGCCCTTGCTGCCGCGCACCAGGCGGCCGTTGACGATCAGCCCGGCGCCGAAGCCGTTCTCGCACACGTCGAGCAGCACCGCGTTCCGCAAGCCGCGGGCCGCGCCCTGCCAATGCTCGCCGATCATCGCCAGGTTGGCGTCGTTCTCCGCGACCACCGGCCACGGCAGGGTGTGTTCGAGTTCGGTGATCACGTCTCGGCTGCCCGCGCGGTACTGCGCCGCGGTCGCCGCGTCGTAGTCGTGCGACTGCACCGGCGCCGGGATGCTCACGCACACCTGCCACACCGCCTCCGGCGCGATCCCGGCGAGGGCGATGACCTCGTGCGCGATGGCCGGGCCGTGCGTGGTGACCTGCGAGCGCAGGGTGGTGTCGGTGCCGACCTCGTGGGACAGCTCCCCGCACACCCGCCCGGTCAGATCGGCGACGGCCGCGGTCACCCGGCTCTCGCGCACGTCGAGCGAGACCACGAAACCGGCCTGGGGATCGGTGCGGTAGCGGCGGGCCGGGCGGCCGGGTTGGGCGTCCTGCGCGGGATCGCTGGGCACCTCGACCACCAGGCCCTGGGCTATCAGCCAGTCGCAGGTGGTGTGCACGGTCGGCCGGGACAGCCCGGTCAGGGTCATCAGGTCGGTCGCCGTGCTGGACCCGCCGTCCCGCATGGCGTCGTAGACCGCGGCGGCGTTCATCCAGCGGATCTGCGCCGCTGACGGGGTGCTCGTGCGCCTTGACACCTCGGTCCTCCCTGGCCCTGTCGTCCCGGCGAACCCGCAGGTTCGTCTTTGCGCGGGCGCACTGCCAGAAGGTATCAAACCGCAGTTCACGAAGGCCGCCCCCCGCGGCCCCGCCGGAATCTGCCGCCGCCCGCCCGGTGGCGGGCGGAACAAGCGGGCGGCCGGTCCGCCACCGACGGCGGACCGGCCGCCCACGCGAGAACCGCGCGAGCCGCCGCGGCCTCAGCAGCCGATCGGCGCCGAGCCGACCGCCACGTCGTCGAACCACAGCGTGTCGTCACCGGTGCCGTAGCTCTCCCAGCCCAGCCGCAGCGCGGTCGGCCGCGGCGGGGTGCTGCGCGACAGCCACTGCCCGTCCACGTCGCGGGTCGGTACGCCGTCCACCCGCAGGCCCGGGACCTCCTGGTCGCCCAGCCAGGTCCGCAGGGACGGCGCGGTGGTGTCGACGGCGAACCGCAGGCACTGCCAACTGCCGGTGGGCAGCGGCGCGCTCTGCGCGACGCCGGCCGGGCTCTGCTCGGGCAGCGTGGCGTCGTCGCTCTCGCGGTTCCACTGCAGGGCGCCGTTCTGGCCGCCGATCCGCAGCGCGCGGCCGCCCTGCGAGGAGTCCGGCATCGAGACGAAGGCGACATGCGCGGCCGGCAGCGCGGTGGTGTGCCGCACCCACATCCGTACGTACATCACCGGGCCGAGCGTGGACAGGTCGGTGGTGTCCGCCACGAAGGCGTGGTTGCAGTAGCCGGCGTGGCCGTCCACCCGCAGCGACCTGCTGCCGCTGTGCGCAACC from Streptomyces sp. NBC_01198 includes these protein-coding regions:
- a CDS encoding extracellular solute-binding protein; amino-acid sequence: MRHPKVKIALALLSVTLLTAACGRSSDSDGGADSSQSAGQNAAAPTTAELTMWAMGSDGDNLPKLLKQFETENPGYKVKVTSIPWQDAAAKFRTAEAGGVTPDIARSAPR
- a CDS encoding ROK family transcriptional regulator, yielding MSRRTSTPSAAQIRWMNAAAVYDAMRDGGSSTATDLMTLTGLSRPTVHTTCDWLIAQGLVVEVPSDPAQDAQPGRPARRYRTDPQAGFVVSLDVRESRVTAAVADLTGRVCGELSHEVGTDTTLRSQVTTHGPAIAHEVIALAGIAPEAVWQVCVSIPAPVQSHDYDAATAAQYRAGSRDVITELEHTLPWPVVAENDANLAMIGEHWQGAARGLRNAVLLDVCENGFGAGLIVNGRLVRGSKGVAGEMTAVSLLADMGPPGGVTRKAAQLGAEAVRLGAEAAGGATAGPGRLVEMAAGRPEAVTADMVFAAYDAGDPVASRIVDRLGSIVARPVAMVATFLDPELVVICGLPAATSARLMPAIGEHTRDLCERQLGTPAPRLSPAALGGRATVLGGVRRALDEVEGRLFGASHSDRWSTPAAPSARTADAR